Within Micromonospora parathelypteridis, the genomic segment GGTGGACATGGCGGAGGGCGTCCGCGCCGCCATGCGCCAGGCCACCCGGGCCCTGCTCACCGCCGACCGGCAGGCCGCCGAGACGGTCATCGAGCGGGACGCCGAGATCGACGACCTCTACCGGCACGTCGAGGAGCGGGTCTGTGACCTGCTCGCCCGACAGGCGCCGGTCGCCTCCGACCTCCGGGCAATGATCACCGCGCTGCACGTCGCCGCGGACCTGGAGCGGATGGGTGACCTCGCCGAGCACGTGGGCAAGACCGCGCTGCGCCGGCACCCCTCCCCCGCCGTCCCCGCCGAACTGCGGACGGTCTTCACCGAAATGTCGGAGATCGCCGACCGGATGGCCGTGAAGATCGGTTCGGTGCTGGCGAAGCCCGACGCCGACCTCGCCGGCGAGTTGGACCGCGACGACGACGCCATGGACGAGCTGCACAAGAACCTGTTCGCGATGCTGCTCGGCGACGAGTGGCCGTACGGGGTGGAGACCGCGATCGACGCCACCCTGCTGGGCCGGTACTACGAGCGCTTCGCCGACCACGCGGTCAACGCCGGCGAGCACGTGATCTACCTGATCACCGGGCAGAACACGCCCAACGCCAGCTGACCCCGATCGAGGTTGGGGCCCCTCGTCACCGCTCACGCGTTGACGGGGGGCCCCTTTTCAGTAGCTCAGCGGCCCTGGTTGGCCACCGCGGCGGCGGCTTCCTTCGCGGCGGTCGGGTCGAGGTAGGTGCCACCCAGGGTGTGCGGGCGCAGCTGCGGGTCGAGGTCGTAGCGCAGCGGGATGCCCGTCGGGATGTTCAGCTTGGCGATCGCCTCGTCGGAGATCTGGTCGAGGTGCTTGACCAGGGCCCGCAGCGAGTTGCCGTGCGCGGCCACCAGCACCGTCCGGCCGGCCAGGATGTCCGGCACGATCGAGTCGTACCAGTAGGGCAGCATCCGGTCGACGACGTCCTTGAGGCATTCGGTACGCGGCATCAGCTCGGTCGGCAGCAGCGCGTAGCGGGGGTCACCGACCTGCGACCACTCGTCGTTGTCGTCGATCGGCGGCGGTGGGGTGTCGTACGACCGGCGCCAGAGCATGAACTGCTCCTCGCCGTACTCATCCAGGGTCTGCTTCTTGTTCTTGCCCTGCAGGGCGCCGTAGTGCCGCTCATTGAGCCGCCACGACCGGCGCACCGCGATCCAGTGCCGGTCAGCGGCGTTGAGCGCCAACTCGGCGGTGCGGATCGCACGGCGCAGCACACTGGTGTGCACGACGTCCGGCAGCAGGCCGTGCTCGCGCAGCAGCTCGCCACCGCGCCGCGCCTCGCCCTCGCCCTTCTCGGTCAGGTCGACGTCCACCCAGCCGGTGAAGAGGTTCTTGGCATTCCAGTCGCTCTCACCGTGCCGCAGCAGGACCAGCGTCCCGACGGTGGGCCCTTCGCTCGCAGTCATGCGGATCATCCTGCCTCAACCGCCCCTGGGACACGCGGGCAGCCGTCGTGACGACCACCACGTGAAAATGCGGGTGACCAGCGGATCCGCCCGCCGCTAGGGTTGTAAGGCACGACAGTCACATCGGTCATTACTTACAGCGGGGCGCCATATGCGGACGATGCGGAGTTGGTTCCGGGACACCACCGGCGGCCTGCCGACCACCTTCTGGTACCTGTGGTCGGGCACCCTGATCAACCGGCTCGGCTCGTTCGTCCTCGTCTTCCTCGCCATCTACCTGACCCAGGAGCGCGGCTTCTCGGCCTCCCAGGCCGGCCTGGTGATCGGCCTCTGGGGCGTCGGCGGGGCGTTCGGCACCACCGCCGGCGGCACGCTGGCGGACCGGTGGGGCCGCCGACCGACGTTGCTCACCGCACACGTGGGCGCAGCGGCCATGATGCTCGCGCTCGGGCTGGCCCGGGACCTCTGGGCGGTGGCACTGGGCGCCCTGCTGCTCGGCATGTTCGCCGAGGCGGCCCGGCCCGCGTTCGGGGCGATGATGATCGACGTGGTGCCGGCGAAGGACCGACTGCGCGCCTTCTCGCTCAACTACTGGGCGATCAACCTGGGCTTCGCCTGCGCCGCCATCCTCGCCGGCCTCGCCGCGCAGGCCGACTACCTGCTGCTGTTCGTGGTCGACGCCGGCACCATGCTGGTAACCGCGCTGATCATCTTCACTCGGGTGCCGGAGACCCGGCAGGCGGGTTCTGCCAGCACCGCGGCGGCGAGTGCCCCACGCGGCGCCCTGCGCACGATCCTCACCGACCGTGTCTACCTCGGTTTCGTGGCCCTCAACCTGTTCTCCGCGCTGGTCTTCCTCCAGCACATCTCGATGCTGCCGATCGCCATGGGCGACGACAACCTGAGCCCGGCCACCTACGGCTCGGTCATCGCGCTCAACGGCATCCTCATCGTGGTCGGCCAACTCTTCGTACCCCGGCTGATCAGGGGTCGGAGCCGCTCGCACGTGCTCGCGCTGGCAGCGGTGGTGATGGGTGTCGGCTTCGGGCTGACCGCGTTCGCCGGCACCGCCTGGTTCTACGGGCTGACCGTGCTGATCTGGACGGTCGGCGAGATGCTGAACTCGCCGTCCAACTCCACGCTGATCGCCGAACTCTCCCCGGCCGAGTTGCGCGGGCGCTACCAGGGGGTGTTCTCCCTCTCGTGGCAGATCGCCGGCGCCAGCGCACCGATCCTCGGCGGCCTGCTACGCGAACACGCCGGCAACGACACGCTCTGGTACGGCTGCGCCGCGCTCGGCGTCCTGACCGCGGTGGCCCACCTGGTGTCGGGGCCGGCCCGGGAGCGGCGTGCCGTCGCGCTGCGCCGCTCCGGCGAAGCGCTGGCACCGGTCACCCCCGCCAACCGGGGGCCCCAGCCCGCCGAGGCAGTCGCCTGACGACAAGCCCGAAGATCAGGAAACCGACTGGCGCAACGCGGCCCGACTTCCTACCGTGCAGAGGAAATGGTTAAGAAACCAAACTGTCGGGAGGTTGGGTGCACGCCCTGCGGCGCTGGTGGCACGACACCGCGGGCGGTCTCCCCGCCACCTTCTGGTACCTCTGGGCCGGCCTGCTGATCAACCGGGCTGGCGCGTTCGCCATGCTGTTCCTCTCGCTCTACCTCACCGACGTACGCGGAGCGAGCGTTGGGCTGGCCGGCACGGTGGTCGGCGCGTACGGGGCCGGTGGGGCCGCCGGCGTGCTGCTCGGTGGGGTGCTGGCCGACCGGTGGGGCCGCAGGGCAACCCTCCTCGCCGCGCACCTGGTCACGGCCGGTCTGATGGTGGCGCTCGCCTACAGCCGGCCCCTACTCCTGATCGCGGTGCTCTCCGCGCTGATCGGCGTGGTCCACTCGATGCCCAGCCCCGCGTTCGTCGCGGCGATCGTCGACGTGGTGCCCGCCGAACGGCGCTCGCGCGCGTTCAACCTCCAGTTCTGGGCGTTCAACCTGGGAATGGCGGTCGCCTCGTTGCTCGCCGGGGTGCTGGCCGAGGCGAGCTTCACCGCGCTGTTCCTGGTCGACGCCGGGGCCACACTGGCGGCCGCCGCCGTGATCGGCTGGAAGGTGCCAGAGACCCTGCGCCTGACCACGCCAGCCGTCGACCTCCAGCCGGCGGCACCCTCGGCACCGAAGTCCACCCGGACCCGCCGCCCGGGGCTGCACACCGCGCTCACCGACCGTACGTTCCTGGTCTTCGTCGGGCTCACCTTCGTGCTGGCCGTGCTCACCATGCAGACCTCGACGATCATGCCGCTGGCGATGAGCGCGGACGGCCTGGGCCCATCGTCGTACGGGTTGGTGGTGGCGCTCGGTGGCGCGCTGATCGTGGTCGGGCAACTGTTCGTGCCCCGGCTGATCGACCGGCACCGCAAGGACGTCGTGCTGGCCGCCTCCACCGCGCTGCTCGCGCTCGGCTTCGGCGTGCTCGCCGTCGCCGACGAGCTGGCCATCTACCTCGGCGCCGCAGCGGTCTGGACGGTCGGCTCGATGCTCGCCGCACCGCCCAACGCGCAGATCAACGCCGATCTGGCGCCGCCGCAGCTACGCGCGCGGTACCAGTCGGTCTTCTACCTGACGTTCCCGGCTGCGGCGTTCGTCGCCCCCACCCTCGGCGGGCTGAGCCTGCAGCACCTCGGCGACCGGCACTGGCTGATCGTGGGAGGGCTGGGCCTGGTGGCCGCACTCGGACATCTGCTCGCCGGACCACCCCGGGAGCGACACGTCGCCGCGCTCCGCCAAGCCGCCGAGCGGAAACCGACAACCCACGCCGAAGACCGCGCGCCGATCGCCTGACGATTTCCTTACGCAAAGCGCCCACCACGTCCCTGAGGACGTGGTGGGCGCCCGCCGGTGGGGCCGGCGGCGGCGGGCAATACTCACCCCCGTAAGCATCGCCCGCTCAGCCGCCGGTCCAAACAGGTGGGCACCGTCCCCCAACGGTAGGTCCACCCGTCCCCTCGCGCCTTGCCTGGTGCGCGGATCTGTTCGATCCGCCGCTCCCCCGAACGTTTCCAAGCAGGGCGCGGTGCAATAAAGCTAGTTCGCCCGGATTCTGGATTCAACCCAGAACGGCTGTCTCGCCGGTCACAACTGGCGAGTATCCGCTGCTCCGGCCTCGCTGTTTGGCAACAGCCGCGTACCCGTCAGCCATTCCCGCAAACACCTCAACCGTCTTCCCGATCGGGTGACTCGGTCCGGAAGAAGTTACTCTGCCGGCCATCACGCAGCTGTTCCTGATAAATCAAGTTCAGCCGGCGCAGGTCAAAGGTGTAGAACCAGTCATCCCAGGTGATCTCGCGAATTCGGCTGCTTTCCCGGTATCCGGGAATGTTGAAGGTCAAAACACCCGCCCGGCCGTCCCGCTCAGTGCCGGCAATGGTCGCCGGCTTCGCACCACGCTCCCGGGCCCAACGCTGAATCACCTCATGATTCGCGGTGATCAAGCTCCGCCCCGGACGCTCCGGCCGGTCCGACGCCGACGAGATTACCTGCGAGCTGCGGACCGACCGTCCGGTGCCCCGTCCGGTCCGGATCCCACCGGCACCCGTGCCGCTGCTGGCCGACGGTGACGCCGTGCGCTTGGCAGGCGCCGCACGCTTCACCGTGGTGCGACTGACGGGTGCCGTGCGCTTGGCCGTGGTGCGCTTGGCGGGCGCCGCGCGCTTGGCCGTGGTGCGCTTGGCGGGTGCCGTGCGCTTGGCCGTGGTGCGCTTGGCGGGCGTAGCACGCTTCGCCGCTGGCCGCGCCGGTGCCTTCTTGGCCGGCGCCTTCCGCGCCGGAGCGGTACGGGCGGTCGTCGACTTGGTCGCCGCTGTCGCCCTGCGCGCGGCGGTCGACCTGGTCGCCGTTGTCGTCTTCTTGGCGGCGGTCGTCTTCTTCGCCGCGGTCGTCTTCTTCGCCGCCGCCGTCGTCTTCTTCGCGGCGGCCGTTCTCTTGGCCGCCGTCGTCTTCTTCGCGGCGGCCGTTCTCTTGGCCGCCGTCGTCTTCTTGGCGGCGGCCCGCTTCGCGGGAGCACTCTTGTTGGCCGGTGCGGCCTTCGCGCGACTCGGTGCCACCCTCGACGCCGACTTCTTCGTCGCGGAGGCCCGACCTGCCGACGCCCTGGTGCCGGTGGCCCGACCAGCCGGTCCACTGCTACGCCGGCCCGCGCCACCAGCATTGGAACGCAGCGAGCGCACCAACTGTTTCACCAGGTCGGGCTTGCGCAGCGCGGAGATCCCGGAGACCCCGCGTTTGCGCAACTGCCCGCGGATGTCGTCCACCCGCATCCGGGAAATCTCCGACTCGGAGATCCCGGGAGTACCCGGCGTCTGGTTGCCAGCCTGTCGTTTGGTCCTGGTCGCAGTCCCGCCGCGACCTGAGCTGTTCCGCTGAGCCATGGGACGCTCACGCTCCTCGACACTCCGTCCTCGGCGCGCGGGGGTCCCTTGCCGCACCGCGCGGTGCGGCATACCCGTCAGGAGCAGTCCGAACCACCGTCAGCTCGCCATGATCGTGCTCGATCCAGGATCGAGTGGCATCGGCGCCGCACCAAGACCACTACTTCCTGGTTCGAGCACGATCTTCGCGCGGGGCGCGGGGCGCGGGGCGCGAGGTGCGGGTGCGCGGGTGCGCAGGGTGCGGGTGCGCGGGGGGCGGTCAGGTTGGGTCGGGGCCGGAGCCGGAGGGCTCGAAGAGATGGGCGAACGCGGCCAGGTTGGCGGTCGACTCGCCACGCTTGACCCGCCACTCGTACTCCCGCCGGATCGAACTGCCGAAGCCGATCTCCAGCATCGTGTCGAACGACTCGTCGGCGTACGTGAGGACGGCGCCGAGCAGTCGGTCCAACTCGTCGGCGTCCACGCCGGCCGGATTGACGCGCCCGGTCAGGTACACGTCGCCGACCGCGTCGGTGGAGAAGGAGACGCCGTACATCCGGGCGTTGCGCTGCAACAGCCAGGCCCACAGCTCCTCACGGCGCTCATCCGGTTGGCGCATCACGAACGCCTCGACCCGCAGCGCGTGCTCGCCGACGATCAGGTTGCAGACCGTCTTGAGCTTGTGGGTGCCCGGCAGGGTCACCGCGTACGAGTTGGGGCCGGTCGACTCCCAGGTCAGGTCCCGCTCGGCACAGACCGACTCGATCAGGGTGGCAAGATCGCTCTTCGGGCTCACCGGCCCACTCTACGACCGACCCGGCCGGCGCACCGGTTGGCGACCAACGCCCGGGTCACCAGGAGCAGGAGAGCGCAGGGTCGCCCGCGAGGTCGGCGGCGAGCCGGGCGCGGTGCGCGGCGATCGCCTCGCCGTAGACACCGAGCAGACCCGTGACCGTACGGTCCCAGGAGAAGTGCCGGGCGTGCTGCTCGGCGCCCCGGGCGAGCACCGCCCGGAGGGCCTGGTCCGGCAGCAACCGGCCCAGCGCCCTGGCCCAGTCGACCGGGTCGTGCCCGTCGATCAGCACGCCGCTCACGTGATCCCGCACGGCAGTGACGAGCCCTCCGACGGCGGCGGCCAGTACGGGCGTACCGCAGGCCTGTGCCTCCAGGGCGACCAGCCCGAACGATTCGTTGTGTGACGGCACCGCGACCAGGTCGGCCGCCCGGTACAGGGCCGGCAGGTCGTCCCCGGTGAGCGGTGGCAGGAACCGCACCCCGTCGGTGACGCCGAGCTTGGCGGCCAGTTCGATCAGCGCGGTCGGCCGGTCCAGCCCGCTGCCGCTGGGCCCGCCGCAGATCACCACGGTCACCTGGGCGGCCAGCGCCGGGTCGCGCTCCCGCAGGGCGGCAACGGCGCGGATCAGCACGTCGGGGGCTTTGAGTGGTTGGATCCGACCGACGAAGGCGACGACGTACCCGTCAGCAGGCAGCCCCAGCCGACGGCGAGCCTCACGGGTCGACGCGGACCGGTCGCCCGGTGCAGGCCGGAACCGACGCAGGTCGACGCCCGGTTGCACCACGGAGACCCGGGTCGGGTCGGCGTCGTAACGATCGAGGAGGTCGCTGGCCTCGACCCGGGTGTTGGCGACCAGCCGGTCCGCCTCGGCGACCACCTGCTCCTCGCCGATGAGCCGGGCCTTGGGCTCCGGCCGGTCGCCGGCCGCTAGCTGGGCGTTCTTGACCTTCGCCAGGGTGTGCGCGGTGTGCACCAGCGGCACCCCCCAGCGCTCCTTGGCCAGCCAACCGACCTGGCCGGAGAGCCAGTAGTGGGAGTGGATCAGGTCGTAGTGCCCGGGCGGGCGGGACGCCTCGGCGCGCAGCACCCCGGCGGTGAAGGCGCAGAGCTGGCCGGGCAGCTCTTCCTTGGTGAGGCCCTCCAGCGGGCCCGAGGTGATGTGCCGGACCTGCACTCCGGGTGCCATCTCGACGATCGGGGGCAGGTCACCGGAGGTCGCCCGGGTGAAGATCTCCACCTCGACGTTGGCCTCGGCGAGTCGCCGGGCGACTTCGAGGATGTAGACGTTCATGCCGCCGGCATCGCCCGTCCCGGGCTGGTGCAGGGGCGAGGTGTGCACCGACAGGGTGGCGATGCGGCGAGGCCGGGGCCACGGTTGGGTACCTCGCTGACGACCGACACCGGTGTGCATTTCCGCCACATCCGCTCCTTTGTCACGGTTGATGCCGACTCGCACGACCGGCGCTTCTCGGTCAACCTCTACGCCGGGTGTCATCTTCCCCATCGGGCTTCGGAAAATCCCCGGCGCGGCCCCCGGGCGTGACGGACCTCATCACCGCACACCCGTCGATGTCGGCCCGACGCCCGGTCGGAACGGGTTGCGCGGTCGGGGTGAGAATGTCGGGATGACCTCTGTCGCCATCGTCACCGGAGCATCGAGCGGGATCGGCGCGGCCACCGCCCGCCGACTCGCCGCCGAGGGCTTCCACGTGCTCGCCGCCGCCCGCCGCGCCGAGCGGCTCGCCGACCTGGTCGCCGAAATCACCGCCGCCGGCGGGCAGGCCACCGCGGTGACCTGCGACATCACGTCGGACGAATCGGTAGCCGGACTGGCCGAGGCCGCGGCCCAGGCACCCGGGCCGGTCACCCTGCTGGTCAACAATGCCGGCGGAGCGCGGGGGCTGGACCCGGTGGAGTCCGGCTCGGTCGCCGACTGGCAGTGGATGTACGACGTCAACGTGCTCGGCACACTGCGGGTCACCCAGGCGCTGCTGCCGGCGCTGGAGGCGTCCGGCTCCGGCACCATCGTGGTGGTCTCCTCCACCGCAGGCCTGACCGTCTACGAGGGCGGGGGCGGCTACACCGCGGCGAAGCACGCGCAGACCGCCATCGCCGGCACGCTCCGCCTCGAGCTGTGCGGCCGACCCCTGCGGGTGATCGAGATCGACCCGGGCATGGTGAAGACCGACGAGTTCGGGCTGGTCCGTTTCGAGGGTGACGCGGAGCGGGCGGCCGCCGTCTACGCCGGAGTGCCGGGGCCGTTGGTAGCCGAGGACGTGGCCGACTGCATCGCCTGGTGCGCCACCCGCCCCGAGCACGTCAACATCGACCGGCTGGTGGTCCGGCCGCGGGCGCAGGCCGCCCAGCACAAGGTGCACCGGGTCTAGCAGCGCGCCAGCCGGGTCTGCGAGCCCCGCAGACGCGCACGGAGACCGGCACCAGGGTCATCGACCGGGAGGGGCGGTATGAGCGGCGCGGCACGACACCGGCCGCTCGGCGTGGTCACGAGGGGCACGACCAACCCGAACCGGCTCCGTCGGGTGGACAACTGGATCGTCGCCACCTGCGCCGACCGGCTGCTGGCGGCGGCCGACCCCCTGGTGGTCGACCTCGGCTACGGCGCCACCCCGGTGACCGCGGTGGAGCTGCGCGCCCGGCTGGCGGCGGGAGTGCGTCCCGACGTACGGCTGGTCGGGCTGGAGATCGACCCGGCCCGGGTGGCCGCCGCGACGCCGGCCGCCGACCCGCCCGGCCTGACGTTCGCCCGAGGCGGGTTCGAGCTGGCCGGGCTCCGGCCGGTGCTGGTCCGCGCGTTCAACGTGCTGCGACAGTACGACGAGAGCGAGGTGCCCGACGCCTGGCGGACGATGACCGCCGCGCTCGCCCCTGGTGGGGTGCTCGTCGAGGGCACGTGCGACGAGTTGGGCCGGCTCGCCAGTTGGCTGCTGATCGACGCCGAGGGCCCCCGAACGCTGACCCTGGCCGCGAAGCTCACCACCCTGGGTAGTCCCGCCGAGCTGGCCGAGCGGCTGCCCAAGGCGCTGATCCATCGCAACGTCCCCGGCGAGCCGATCCACGATCTGATCCGCGCGCTCGACGACGCCTGGCAGGCCGCCGCGCCCTACGCCACCTTCGGCCCCCGCCAACGCTGGCTGAGCGCGGTGACCCGTCTCCGCGAAACCGGCTGGCCCATCCTGGGCAGCCCGAACCGCTGGCGCCAAGGAGAGCTGACCCTCCCCTGGCCCCCAGCCTGACCCCGCCCCTGACCCCGCCCCTGACCCCGCCCTGCCCCGCCCCGCCCCACCCCACCCCACCCCGCCCCGCGATCTTGCACTTCCTGTCGTTGATATCTGGCTCTACGCCCGATATGTCGCGTCAGAAACTGCAAGATCGCCGGAAGGTCGGGTGGGGCGGCCGGTCAGTTCCGCAGGGGCCAGCCGGCGGACGTCTACCGGCGACTCGGGCGTGATCGACTCCATGTCGCCGATGTGGGGGTATCTCGCCCGGCGGATACCGCCTTGTCGCCGAAACTGTGTGGATCACGCCCCGCCTCCCCACCGCGGGGGTCACGGGGCCGTCCGTCTGGGGTATTCGTCCGGCGGGCGAGGTCGACTGGGTGTGGGTTAGAGGGTGCAGTTGATGAGGACTGGTTCGGGGTGGAGGGTCACGCCGAAGCGGGCGTGCACCGTGTCGCGGATGTCGCGGGCCAGGGTCAGCAGGTCGGCGGTGCGGGCTCTGCCGGTGTGGTTGGTGAGGGCCAGGGTGTGCTTGCTGGAGATGGTCACCCCACCCGCACCGGCGTAGCCCTTGGTGAAGCCGGCCTTGTCGATCAGCCAGGCCGCGCTCACCTTGACCAGGCCGTCGGCCCCCGGCCAGGCGGGCGGATCACCCAGCTCGGCGGCACGCTCCAGGAGCAGCTCGTAGGTCGACTGGTCGAGCACCGGGTTGGTGAAGAAGGAGCCGACCGAGCGAGTGTCCGGGTCGGTGGTGTCGAGCACCATGCCCTTTCCCGCGCGCAGTCGCAGCACCGCGGCTCGGGCGTCGGCCAGGGGCACCTGGTCGCCCACCTCGACACCGAGCGCGCGGGCCAGTTCGGCGTAACGCACCGGGCCGGAGATCGGGGACCGGGCGAGCCGGAAGTCGACGGCGAGCACCACCCAACGGTCCCGGTACTTGAAGATGCTGCCCCGGTAGCCGAACCCGCAGTCGGCGGCGGGGATGACGTGGCGGGTGCCCTTGGCCCGGTCGTACACCTCGACGCCGGTGATCGTCTCGGCGACCTCCTGGCCGTACGCGCCGACGTTCTGGATCGGGGTGGCGCCGGTCGAGCCGGGGATGCCGGAGAGGCACTCCAGGCCGGCCCAGCCGTTGGCCACCGTGGCGGCGACCAGGTCGTCCCACGGCTCGCCGGCGTCGACCCGTACGGTGACCGACTCGGCGTCCTCGGCGAGGACGCGCAGGCCACGGGAGCGGACCAGGACGACGGTGCCGGGGAAGCCGGAGTCGCCGATCACCACATTGCTGCCGCCGGCCAGGATCAGGAGTGGCGCCTCCGCGGCCCGGACCGCTCGAACGATCTCGTCAGCACTGCCGGCGGTCACGATCCGCTCGGCCGACCCACCCATCCGCAGAGTGGTGTAGCTGGCCAGTGGACCAGGGGTGGCACGATCGGCTTCGGTTGTCGGCTGGGCGGAGGCG encodes:
- the phoU gene encoding phosphate signaling complex protein PhoU encodes the protein MRDEFRADLQIVSQLLVDMAEGVRAAMRQATRALLTADRQAAETVIERDAEIDDLYRHVEERVCDLLARQAPVASDLRAMITALHVAADLERMGDLAEHVGKTALRRHPSPAVPAELRTVFTEMSEIADRMAVKIGSVLAKPDADLAGELDRDDDAMDELHKNLFAMLLGDEWPYGVETAIDATLLGRYYERFADHAVNAGEHVIYLITGQNTPNAS
- a CDS encoding phosphoglyceromutase; the encoded protein is MTASEGPTVGTLVLLRHGESDWNAKNLFTGWVDVDLTEKGEGEARRGGELLREHGLLPDVVHTSVLRRAIRTAELALNAADRHWIAVRRSWRLNERHYGALQGKNKKQTLDEYGEEQFMLWRRSYDTPPPPIDDNDEWSQVGDPRYALLPTELMPRTECLKDVVDRMLPYWYDSIVPDILAGRTVLVAAHGNSLRALVKHLDQISDEAIAKLNIPTGIPLRYDLDPQLRPHTLGGTYLDPTAAKEAAAAVANQGR
- a CDS encoding MDR family MFS transporter, whose protein sequence is MRTMRSWFRDTTGGLPTTFWYLWSGTLINRLGSFVLVFLAIYLTQERGFSASQAGLVIGLWGVGGAFGTTAGGTLADRWGRRPTLLTAHVGAAAMMLALGLARDLWAVALGALLLGMFAEAARPAFGAMMIDVVPAKDRLRAFSLNYWAINLGFACAAILAGLAAQADYLLLFVVDAGTMLVTALIIFTRVPETRQAGSASTAAASAPRGALRTILTDRVYLGFVALNLFSALVFLQHISMLPIAMGDDNLSPATYGSVIALNGILIVVGQLFVPRLIRGRSRSHVLALAAVVMGVGFGLTAFAGTAWFYGLTVLIWTVGEMLNSPSNSTLIAELSPAELRGRYQGVFSLSWQIAGASAPILGGLLREHAGNDTLWYGCAALGVLTAVAHLVSGPARERRAVALRRSGEALAPVTPANRGPQPAEAVA
- a CDS encoding MFS transporter; protein product: MHALRRWWHDTAGGLPATFWYLWAGLLINRAGAFAMLFLSLYLTDVRGASVGLAGTVVGAYGAGGAAGVLLGGVLADRWGRRATLLAAHLVTAGLMVALAYSRPLLLIAVLSALIGVVHSMPSPAFVAAIVDVVPAERRSRAFNLQFWAFNLGMAVASLLAGVLAEASFTALFLVDAGATLAAAAVIGWKVPETLRLTTPAVDLQPAAPSAPKSTRTRRPGLHTALTDRTFLVFVGLTFVLAVLTMQTSTIMPLAMSADGLGPSSYGLVVALGGALIVVGQLFVPRLIDRHRKDVVLAASTALLALGFGVLAVADELAIYLGAAAVWTVGSMLAAPPNAQINADLAPPQLRARYQSVFYLTFPAAAFVAPTLGGLSLQHLGDRHWLIVGGLGLVAALGHLLAGPPRERHVAALRQAAERKPTTHAEDRAPIA
- a CDS encoding YbjN domain-containing protein encodes the protein MSPKSDLATLIESVCAERDLTWESTGPNSYAVTLPGTHKLKTVCNLIVGEHALRVEAFVMRQPDERREELWAWLLQRNARMYGVSFSTDAVGDVYLTGRVNPAGVDADELDRLLGAVLTYADESFDTMLEIGFGSSIRREYEWRVKRGESTANLAAFAHLFEPSGSGPDPT
- the mshA gene encoding D-inositol-3-phosphate glycosyltransferase, translated to MAEMHTGVGRQRGTQPWPRPRRIATLSVHTSPLHQPGTGDAGGMNVYILEVARRLAEANVEVEIFTRATSGDLPPIVEMAPGVQVRHITSGPLEGLTKEELPGQLCAFTAGVLRAEASRPPGHYDLIHSHYWLSGQVGWLAKERWGVPLVHTAHTLAKVKNAQLAAGDRPEPKARLIGEEQVVAEADRLVANTRVEASDLLDRYDADPTRVSVVQPGVDLRRFRPAPGDRSASTREARRRLGLPADGYVVAFVGRIQPLKAPDVLIRAVAALRERDPALAAQVTVVICGGPSGSGLDRPTALIELAAKLGVTDGVRFLPPLTGDDLPALYRAADLVAVPSHNESFGLVALEAQACGTPVLAAAVGGLVTAVRDHVSGVLIDGHDPVDWARALGRLLPDQALRAVLARGAEQHARHFSWDRTVTGLLGVYGEAIAAHRARLAADLAGDPALSCSW
- a CDS encoding SDR family oxidoreductase; translation: MTSVAIVTGASSGIGAATARRLAAEGFHVLAAARRAERLADLVAEITAAGGQATAVTCDITSDESVAGLAEAAAQAPGPVTLLVNNAGGARGLDPVESGSVADWQWMYDVNVLGTLRVTQALLPALEASGSGTIVVVSSTAGLTVYEGGGGYTAAKHAQTAIAGTLRLELCGRPLRVIEIDPGMVKTDEFGLVRFEGDAERAAAVYAGVPGPLVAEDVADCIAWCATRPEHVNIDRLVVRPRAQAAQHKVHRV
- a CDS encoding class I SAM-dependent methyltransferase, producing the protein MSGAARHRPLGVVTRGTTNPNRLRRVDNWIVATCADRLLAAADPLVVDLGYGATPVTAVELRARLAAGVRPDVRLVGLEIDPARVAAATPAADPPGLTFARGGFELAGLRPVLVRAFNVLRQYDESEVPDAWRTMTAALAPGGVLVEGTCDELGRLASWLLIDAEGPRTLTLAAKLTTLGSPAELAERLPKALIHRNVPGEPIHDLIRALDDAWQAAAPYATFGPRQRWLSAVTRLRETGWPILGSPNRWRQGELTLPWPPA
- a CDS encoding UDP-N-acetylmuramate dehydrogenase — its product is MPDASAQPTTEADRATPGPLASYTTLRMGGSAERIVTAGSADEIVRAVRAAEAPLLILAGGSNVVIGDSGFPGTVVLVRSRGLRVLAEDAESVTVRVDAGEPWDDLVAATVANGWAGLECLSGIPGSTGATPIQNVGAYGQEVAETITGVEVYDRAKGTRHVIPAADCGFGYRGSIFKYRDRWVVLAVDFRLARSPISGPVRYAELARALGVEVGDQVPLADARAAVLRLRAGKGMVLDTTDPDTRSVGSFFTNPVLDQSTYELLLERAAELGDPPAWPGADGLVKVSAAWLIDKAGFTKGYAGAGGVTISSKHTLALTNHTGRARTADLLTLARDIRDTVHARFGVTLHPEPVLINCTL